The following coding sequences are from one Anolis sagrei isolate rAnoSag1 chromosome 6, rAnoSag1.mat, whole genome shotgun sequence window:
- the PSMC3IP gene encoding homologous-pairing protein 2 homolog isoform X1, with the protein MSGGGKNREGPAGAGEGAAAILLRYLQEQNRPHSAQDAFGNLQREHGLGKTAVVKALEQLAQQGKIKEKVYGKQKIYFPDQDRFGNVSDSELKGLDNEISELSCKVQTLQQNCRHMESELKELKGSMTTPEMVKEIEDLKKDCANYTEKLERIKSAANHVTPEEKEKVYNEKKLYCKEWRRRKRMATELLDAILEGYPKSKKQFFEEVGIETDEDFNVTLPTI; encoded by the exons GAGCTGGTGAAGGTGCAGCTGCCATCCTGTTGCGATATCTTCAGGAGCAAAACCGGCCTCACAGTGCACAGGATGCCTTTGGCAACTTACAGCGAGAACATGGTCTGGGCAAGACG gcTGTAGTGAAAGCACTAGAACAGTTGGCTCAGCAAGGGAAGATCAAAGAGAAGGTATATGGAAAGCAAAAAATCTATTTTCCAGATCAG GATCGGTTTGGTAATGTGAGTGATTCAGAACTCAAAGGCTTGGACAATGAAATTTCAGAACTGTCCTGCAAAGTGCAGACTCTCCAACAGAACTGCCGTCACATGGAGTCAG AACTGAAAGAACTGAAGGGCTCTATGACAACCCCAGAGATGGTTAAAGAGATTGAAGACTTAAAAAAAGATTGTGCGAATTACACAGAGAAGCTGGAACGAATAAAATCGGCTGCAAATCATGTGACCcctgaagagaaagaaaag GTGTACAATGAGAAGAAACTGTATTGCAAAGAATGGCGTCGCCGGAAGAGAATG GCAACAGAACTACTTGATGCAATCCTTGAAGGCTATCCTAAAAGCAAGAAACAGTTCTTT GAGGAGGTTGGCATTGAGACAGACGAGGATTTCAATGTCACTTTACCTACAATCTGA
- the PSMC3IP gene encoding homologous-pairing protein 2 homolog isoform X2 produces MSGGGKNREGPAAGEGAAAILLRYLQEQNRPHSAQDAFGNLQREHGLGKTAVVKALEQLAQQGKIKEKVYGKQKIYFPDQDRFGNVSDSELKGLDNEISELSCKVQTLQQNCRHMESELKELKGSMTTPEMVKEIEDLKKDCANYTEKLERIKSAANHVTPEEKEKVYNEKKLYCKEWRRRKRMATELLDAILEGYPKSKKQFFEEVGIETDEDFNVTLPTI; encoded by the exons CTGGTGAAGGTGCAGCTGCCATCCTGTTGCGATATCTTCAGGAGCAAAACCGGCCTCACAGTGCACAGGATGCCTTTGGCAACTTACAGCGAGAACATGGTCTGGGCAAGACG gcTGTAGTGAAAGCACTAGAACAGTTGGCTCAGCAAGGGAAGATCAAAGAGAAGGTATATGGAAAGCAAAAAATCTATTTTCCAGATCAG GATCGGTTTGGTAATGTGAGTGATTCAGAACTCAAAGGCTTGGACAATGAAATTTCAGAACTGTCCTGCAAAGTGCAGACTCTCCAACAGAACTGCCGTCACATGGAGTCAG AACTGAAAGAACTGAAGGGCTCTATGACAACCCCAGAGATGGTTAAAGAGATTGAAGACTTAAAAAAAGATTGTGCGAATTACACAGAGAAGCTGGAACGAATAAAATCGGCTGCAAATCATGTGACCcctgaagagaaagaaaag GTGTACAATGAGAAGAAACTGTATTGCAAAGAATGGCGTCGCCGGAAGAGAATG GCAACAGAACTACTTGATGCAATCCTTGAAGGCTATCCTAAAAGCAAGAAACAGTTCTTT GAGGAGGTTGGCATTGAGACAGACGAGGATTTCAATGTCACTTTACCTACAATCTGA
- the MLX gene encoding max-like protein X isoform X4: MAEPSSVSSENAWVESSFSDNGLDPDDEDSDYQETYKETYKDRRRRAHTQAEQKRRDAIKKGYDDLQSIVPTCQHQDFSLGSQKLSKAIVLQKTIDYIQFLHKEKKKQEEEVTTLRKDVMALKIMKINYEQIVKAHQDNPNEGKNQVSDQVKFNVFQGIMDSLFQSFNASISVTSFQELSACVFSWIEEHCKPQTLRDIVIGVLQQLKSQLY, from the exons GTCGAGTCTTCTTTTAGTGACAACGGGCTAGATCCCG ATGATGAGGACTCAGATTACCAAGAAACCTACAAAGAAACGTATAAGGACCGTCGTCGACGTGCACACACACAGGCTGAGCAGAAGCGAAGGGATGCCATCAAA AAAGGCTATGATGATTTGCAATCGATTGTACCAACATGCCAGCATCAGGATTTCTCACTAGGTTCTCAGAAGCTGAGCAAGGCAATTGTGCTGCAAAAAA CTATTGATTATATTCAGTTCTTGCAcaaggaaaagaagaagcaggaggaAGAAGTCACTACGCTCCGGAAAGATGTGATGGCGTTGAAAATCATGAAAAT AAACTATGAGCAGATTGTGAAAGCTCACCAGGACAATCCAAATGAAGGCAAGAACCAGGTCTCTGATCAGGTGAAGTTTAACGTGTTCCAAGGAATCATGGACTCCTTGTTCCAGTCCTTCAATGCCTCCATCTCCGTGACAAGTTTTCAGGAGCTCTCCGCATGTGTCTTCAGCTGGATAGAAGAGCACTGCAAGCCACAG ACCTTACGAGACATTGTCATTGGTGTCTTGCAACAATTGAAGAGCCAGCTCTACTGA
- the MLX gene encoding max-like protein X isoform X2, whose amino-acid sequence MAEPSSVSSENAWVESSFSDNGLDPALFVESRRKGSIVSRANSIGSTSASSVPNTDDEDSDYQETYKETYKDRRRRAHTQAEQKRRDAIKKGYDDLQSIVPTCQHQDFSLGSQKLSKAIVLQKTIDYIQFLHKEKKKQEEEVTTLRKDVMALKIMKINYEQIVKAHQDNPNEGKNQVSDQVKFNVFQGIMDSLFQSFNASISVTSFQELSACVFSWIEEHCKPQTLRDIVIGVLQQLKSQLY is encoded by the exons GTCGAGTCTTCTTTTAGTGACAACGGGCTAGATCCCG CACTCTTCGTTGAAAGCAGGAGAAAAGGGAGTATTGTATCAAGAGCTAACAGCATTGGCTCAACCAGTGCCTCTTCAGTACCAAATACAG ATGATGAGGACTCAGATTACCAAGAAACCTACAAAGAAACGTATAAGGACCGTCGTCGACGTGCACACACACAGGCTGAGCAGAAGCGAAGGGATGCCATCAAA AAAGGCTATGATGATTTGCAATCGATTGTACCAACATGCCAGCATCAGGATTTCTCACTAGGTTCTCAGAAGCTGAGCAAGGCAATTGTGCTGCAAAAAA CTATTGATTATATTCAGTTCTTGCAcaaggaaaagaagaagcaggaggaAGAAGTCACTACGCTCCGGAAAGATGTGATGGCGTTGAAAATCATGAAAAT AAACTATGAGCAGATTGTGAAAGCTCACCAGGACAATCCAAATGAAGGCAAGAACCAGGTCTCTGATCAGGTGAAGTTTAACGTGTTCCAAGGAATCATGGACTCCTTGTTCCAGTCCTTCAATGCCTCCATCTCCGTGACAAGTTTTCAGGAGCTCTCCGCATGTGTCTTCAGCTGGATAGAAGAGCACTGCAAGCCACAG ACCTTACGAGACATTGTCATTGGTGTCTTGCAACAATTGAAGAGCCAGCTCTACTGA
- the MLX gene encoding max-like protein X isoform X3, translated as MAEPSSVSSENAWVGKVESSFSDNGLDPDDEDSDYQETYKETYKDRRRRAHTQAEQKRRDAIKKGYDDLQSIVPTCQHQDFSLGSQKLSKAIVLQKTIDYIQFLHKEKKKQEEEVTTLRKDVMALKIMKINYEQIVKAHQDNPNEGKNQVSDQVKFNVFQGIMDSLFQSFNASISVTSFQELSACVFSWIEEHCKPQTLRDIVIGVLQQLKSQLY; from the exons GTCGAGTCTTCTTTTAGTGACAACGGGCTAGATCCCG ATGATGAGGACTCAGATTACCAAGAAACCTACAAAGAAACGTATAAGGACCGTCGTCGACGTGCACACACACAGGCTGAGCAGAAGCGAAGGGATGCCATCAAA AAAGGCTATGATGATTTGCAATCGATTGTACCAACATGCCAGCATCAGGATTTCTCACTAGGTTCTCAGAAGCTGAGCAAGGCAATTGTGCTGCAAAAAA CTATTGATTATATTCAGTTCTTGCAcaaggaaaagaagaagcaggaggaAGAAGTCACTACGCTCCGGAAAGATGTGATGGCGTTGAAAATCATGAAAAT AAACTATGAGCAGATTGTGAAAGCTCACCAGGACAATCCAAATGAAGGCAAGAACCAGGTCTCTGATCAGGTGAAGTTTAACGTGTTCCAAGGAATCATGGACTCCTTGTTCCAGTCCTTCAATGCCTCCATCTCCGTGACAAGTTTTCAGGAGCTCTCCGCATGTGTCTTCAGCTGGATAGAAGAGCACTGCAAGCCACAG ACCTTACGAGACATTGTCATTGGTGTCTTGCAACAATTGAAGAGCCAGCTCTACTGA
- the MLX gene encoding max-like protein X isoform X1 translates to MAEPSSVSSENAWVGKVESSFSDNGLDPALFVESRRKGSIVSRANSIGSTSASSVPNTDDEDSDYQETYKETYKDRRRRAHTQAEQKRRDAIKKGYDDLQSIVPTCQHQDFSLGSQKLSKAIVLQKTIDYIQFLHKEKKKQEEEVTTLRKDVMALKIMKINYEQIVKAHQDNPNEGKNQVSDQVKFNVFQGIMDSLFQSFNASISVTSFQELSACVFSWIEEHCKPQTLRDIVIGVLQQLKSQLY, encoded by the exons GTCGAGTCTTCTTTTAGTGACAACGGGCTAGATCCCG CACTCTTCGTTGAAAGCAGGAGAAAAGGGAGTATTGTATCAAGAGCTAACAGCATTGGCTCAACCAGTGCCTCTTCAGTACCAAATACAG ATGATGAGGACTCAGATTACCAAGAAACCTACAAAGAAACGTATAAGGACCGTCGTCGACGTGCACACACACAGGCTGAGCAGAAGCGAAGGGATGCCATCAAA AAAGGCTATGATGATTTGCAATCGATTGTACCAACATGCCAGCATCAGGATTTCTCACTAGGTTCTCAGAAGCTGAGCAAGGCAATTGTGCTGCAAAAAA CTATTGATTATATTCAGTTCTTGCAcaaggaaaagaagaagcaggaggaAGAAGTCACTACGCTCCGGAAAGATGTGATGGCGTTGAAAATCATGAAAAT AAACTATGAGCAGATTGTGAAAGCTCACCAGGACAATCCAAATGAAGGCAAGAACCAGGTCTCTGATCAGGTGAAGTTTAACGTGTTCCAAGGAATCATGGACTCCTTGTTCCAGTCCTTCAATGCCTCCATCTCCGTGACAAGTTTTCAGGAGCTCTCCGCATGTGTCTTCAGCTGGATAGAAGAGCACTGCAAGCCACAG ACCTTACGAGACATTGTCATTGGTGTCTTGCAACAATTGAAGAGCCAGCTCTACTGA